A DNA window from Theobroma cacao cultivar B97-61/B2 chromosome 5, Criollo_cocoa_genome_V2, whole genome shotgun sequence contains the following coding sequences:
- the LOC18599595 gene encoding uncharacterized protein LOC18599595 isoform X3 has protein sequence MQGPADEIEQSIQKNMAPPKTVRKLVRRYMSQKVYTKAESGTCNVCSAPCSSCMHLSTPQMESKSEEFSDDTDRVAVASQYSINEDKAGDSLQPTPSEASNLLSVNSSHDSYSENIESKATIRPSNVSDASEDVEIQRTFSNAYDGSKGVEGHDDNISCASRASDENAASSYCNKDLDSKNSSRSSASVSSLGSGKVLSSQKLELSELPSIKEEVDAGSTSLRMQSPHSHSQSGKSAVGGSSEISTKIHSKLEADIDSNSGDPADKTDKSLNEDEQDKLNELVELPDKQESPSQAVSGDESYESDATEHDVKVCDICGDAGREDLLAICSKCADGAEHTYCMREMLQKVPEGDWLCEECKLAEETESQKQGSDAEGKRANKLSSGTQSLGKRHAENQEGSSAPKRQAVETNMASPKSLSPSRVAALSREGSFKNLDKGKMRPSPQISLGNHSGSDMPETARSPTSGPRLQTPKGTLLKSNSFNNLNIKPKVKLVDEVVLQKQKGAREHASLDSKEESARMMGKSMSFKSTNSGRLNTGESKFKMLSSKYSHVQDLKGLKQVKERISLERKNFSKLDRSSSTVSTPKVDQKQTPRADTISNSSASNNRESKVVQSDGKPSTLSRSTSSLARKVVENAVTSAVGVSSTNGRISSEQKLNLVSPKEEPSSSSSWTAERQPNNVNGVMSDGLSRSLDSTNQSEKSRESSVGRSRSVPCLKCKEMGHTAEYCSVPQVSAADMSAPRTSREEINKGNKLKAAIEAAIRMRPGICERPPQDQSPFSNKAKNMIAVEGAHEAQTNVQNQASIGNQKLLNSHSTDAVSVVSSVGNLSMRDISVPLLATVSAITKMSAIPEHEYIWQGAFEVHKSGKLPDFCGGIQAHLSTLASPKVLEVVNTFPHKVSLNEVPRLSTWPAQFHDSGPKEDNIALYFFAKDPESYEKNYKVLLETMVKNDLALKGNFEGVELLIFPSNLLPENCQRWNTLFFLWGVFKGRRVNCSNSSKSACIPDASMVRLEGEVSTDIPQPVENEPAACDSSCNVVPVTSTAEKTCILTDKVGDDKVSSLEQTYVGIKAKLEEQDSKIDSRFLSRIATSSTQVHPEMKCTSSPVEESKFPDCRFDTELKPCLQATETNSGSVKVEKEEVHVREDYPSLKNLPTGKQEAIVVGKIDGDCVRIRDSKDDGYGDGKISSKRDFDSWQLNHRKRPFLDLTETVSEISTDSSQKMPWSEVKRVSVVGVSDNKKLKTGFSGIYQDSSPRDQGPFTDSLASDRHDLGCCSSVEEKICDIACVEKVIPEDLGSSERFFFPMDSHHGREFRLGDNSKPWKEFSAKDEDQAHDVFPNLELALGAETRPPNKGILPFFVGTVDKNSNQDRPLDKVRGKEEEDDVPASLSLSLSFPFPEKEQSLKSVSKTEQLLPERHPVNTSLLLFGGFPDK, from the exons ATGCAAGGGCCAGCGGATGAGATAGAGCAGAGTATTCAGAAGAATATG GCACCACCAAAAACTGTAAGAAAATTAGTTAGGCGTTACATGAGTCAAAAGGTTTACACAAAAGCAGAATCTGGAACCTGCAACGTGTGCTCTGCTCCTTGTTCATCTTGTATGCACCTTAGTACACCTCAAATGGAATCCAAGAGTGAGGAGTTTTCTGATGACACAGATCGTGTTGCTGTGGCAAGTCAGTATTCTATCAATGAGGATAAAGCAGGTGACAGCTTACAGCCTACCCCCAGTGAAGCTAGCAATTTACTCAGTGTCAATTCAAGTCATGATTCTTACTCTGAAAATATAGAAAGTAAAGCCACTATAAGGCCATCTAATGTATCTGATGCATCAGAAGATGTTGAGATTCAGAGAACCTTCTCAAATGCGTATGATGGTTCCAAAGGTGTTGAAGGCCATGATGATAACATTTCATGTGCTAGTAGAGCCAGTGATGAAAACGCAGCTTCCAGTTATTGTAACAAGGATTTAGACAGTAAGAATTCATCTCGTAGTTCAGCATCAGTTAGTAGTTTAGGATCTGGAAAGGTGCTCTCTTCCCAGAAGCTAGAGTTGTCAGAACTTCCTTCTATAAAGGAGGAGGTGGATGCTGGCAGTACTTCACTGAGGATGCAAAGTCCACATTCACATTCTCAAAGTGGCAAGAGTGCTGTTGGAGGCAGTTCTGAGATTTCTACCAAAATCCATTCGAAGTTAGAAGCAGATATTGACAGCAATAGTGGGGACCCAGCGGATAAAACTGATAAAAGTTTGAATGAAGATGAGCAAGATAAGTTGAATGAGTTGGTTGAGTTACCTGACAAACAGGAGTCTCCTTCGCAAGCAGTTTCTGGAGATGAGAGTTATGAATCTGATGCCACAGAACATGAC GTTAAGGTATGTGATATTTGTGGGGATGCAGGACGAGAAGATTTGCTTGCTATATGTAGCAAGTGCGCTGATGGTGCAGAGCACAC TTACTGTATGCGAGAAATGCTTCAAAAGGTTCCTGAAGGTGATTGGCTTTGTGAAGAGTGCAAGCTGGCTGAGGAAACTGAAAGCCAAAAGCAAG GTTCGGATGCTGAGGGAAAAAGAGCAAACAAACTTAGCTCAGGTACACAAAGCTTAGGTAAGAGACATGCAGAAAATCAAGAGGGTTCTTCGGCTCCAAAAAGGCAGGCTGTCGAAACAAATATGGCATCACCGAAATCATTGAGCCCCAGCAGAGTAGCTGCTTTGTCTCGAGAGGGTTCATTTAAGAACTTAGACAAGGGGAAAATGAGGCCATCTCCGCAAATTTCTCTTGGCAATCATTCTGGAAGTGATATGCCTGAAACTGCACGCTCTCCTACTTCTGGTCCACGGCTGCAAACACCAAAGG GTACTTTATTGAAATCCAATTCATTCAATAACTTAAATATCAAACCTAAAGTGAAGCTTGTAGATGAAGTTGTTCTTCAAAAGCAGAAAGGCGCTAGAGAACATGCATCCCTTGATTCCAAGGAGGAATCTGCTAGAATGATGGGCAAATCCATGTCATTTAAATCCACTAACTCAGGGCGGTTAAATACTGGGGAATCCAAATTTAAAATGCTTTCATCGAAATATTCTCATGTTCAAGATCTAAAAGGATTAAAACAAGTTAAAGAGCGGATATcattagaaaggaaaaatttctcaaaattgGATCGGTCTAGTTCCACTGTCTCCACACCTAAGGTTGATCAGAAACAGACACCTCGTGCTGATACAATTTCTAATTCATCTGCAAGCAACAACCGAGAATCTAAGGTTGTTCAGTCTGATGGGAAACCAAGTACTTTATCGAGATCTACCAGCAGTCTAGCTCGTAAAGTTGTAGAAAATGCAGTTACTTCTG CTGTTGGAGTTTCATCCACCAATGGTCGCATTTCTTCTGAACAAAAGCTAAACCTAGTAAGCCCAAAGGAGGAACCCTCATCTAGTTCTTCTTGGACGGCTGAGAGGCAACCTAATAATGTTAATGGCGTTATGTCAGATGGGCTATCTCGGTCATTAGATTCAACAAATCAGAGTGAGAAATCTAGGGAGAGCTCTGTTGGTCGCTCAAGAAGTGTCCCATGTCTAAAATGCAAAGAAATGGGTCATACAGCAGAATATTGCTCAGTCCCTCAGGTTTCTGCTGCTGATATGTCTGCTCCAAGAACTTCTAGGGAGGAGATAAATAAAGGCAATAAGTTGAAAGCTGCAATTGAGGCAGCTATCCGTATGAGGCCTGGAATATGTGAAAGACCTCCTCAAGATCAATCACCATTTTCCAATAAGGCAAAGAATATGATTGCTGTTGAAGGTGCACATGAAGCGCAAACAAATGTTCAGAATCAGGCTTCCATTGGTAATCAGAAGCTGCTTAATTCACATTCTACTGATGCTGTCTCTGTAGTTTCTTCGGTTGGCAATCTTTCCATGAGAGATATCTCTGTCCCTCTTTTAGCCACAGTGTCTGCTATTACAAAGATGTCAGCCATCCCAGAACATGAATACATCTGGCA GGGGGCTTTTGAGGTGCATAAAAGCGGAAAGCTTCCTGACTTCTGTGGTGGAATTCAGGCCCATCTCTCAACCCTTGCGTCACCTAAAGTTCTTGAGGTTGTCAATACTTTTCCCCACAAAGTTTCCTTGAATGAAGTACCTCGCTTGAGCACTTGGCCAGCACAGTTTCATGACAGTGGTCCTAAAGAAGATAATATAGCTCTATACTTCTTTGCCAAGGACCCTGAAAG TTATGAGAAGAATTACAAGGTCCTTTTGGAAACTATGGTCAAGAATGATCTTGCCCTCAAAGGAAATTTTGAAGGTGTTGAACTCCTGATATTCCCATCCAACCTGCTTCCTGAAAATTGCCAGC GGTGGAATACCTTATTTTTCCTGTGGGGTGTTTTCAAGGGAAGGAGAGTAAACTGTTCAAATTCCTCAAAGAGTGCATGCATTCCTGATGCAAGTATGGTACGTTTGGAGGGGGAGGTATCTACTGATATTCCTCAGCCAGTAGAAAATGAACCAGCTGCATGTGACAGTTCATGCAATGTAGTCCCTGTAACCAGTACTGCTGAAAagacatgtatcttaacagATAAAGTTGGTGATGACAAGGTCTCTTCTTTGGAGCAGACATATGTGGgaataaaagcaaaattggAGGAGCAAGATAGTAAAATTGACTCCAGGTTCTTGTCAAGAATTGCAACAAGCAGCACACAGGTGCATCCAGAAATGAAATGCACTAGTTCTCCCGTG GAAGAGAGCAAATTTCCAGATTGTAGATTTGACACAGAGCTCAAACCCTGCCTCCAAGCTACTGAAACCAATAGTGGTTCTGTGAAAGTTGAGAAAGAGGAAGTGCATGTAAGAGAAGATTATCCATCTTTAAAAAATCTCCCAACTGGAAAGCAAGAGGCAATTGTTGTGGGGAAGATTGATGGAGATTGTGTTAGAATTAGGGATTCAAAGGATGATGGGTATGGTGATGGAAAAATTTCTTCAAAGAGAGATTTTGACTCTTGGCAGTTGAATCATCGGAAACGCCCATTCTTGGATCTTACAGAAACAGTTTCAGAAATTTCTACTGATTCAAGTCAAAAAATGCCATGGAGTGAGGTGAAGAGAGTTTCCGTGGTTGGAGTAAGTGATAATAAAAAGCTGAAGACAGGTTTCAGTGGGATATACCAAGATAGCAGTCCTAGAGATCAAGGTCCTTTTACTGATAGTTTAGCATCAGATAGACATGATCTGGGTTGCTGTTCTTCTGTTGAAGAGAAGATATGTGACATTGCTTGTGTAGAAAAAGTTATCCCGGAGGACTTGGGAAGTAGTGAAAGGTTCTTCTTTCCCATGGATTCACATCATGGAAGGGAATTTCGGTTGGGGGACAACTCTAAACCATGGAAGGAGTTCTCTGCAAAAGATGAGGACCAAGCTCATGATGTCTTTCCCAATCTTGAGCTTGCGTTGGGGGCTGAGACAAGACCACCAAATAAGGGAATCTTACCTTTCTTTGTTGGAACGGTAGACAAAAATAGTAACCAGGACAGGCCCCTGGATAAGGTTAGAGGAAAAGAAGAGGAGGATGATGTACCTgcctccctttctctttcccTCTCCTTCCCATTTCCCGAAAAGGAACAGAGTTTGAAGTCTGTTTCTAAGACGGAGCAGCTCTTGCCTGAAAGGCATCCTGTGAATACTTCCCTGCTACTGTTTGGGGGCTTCCCTGATAAATAG
- the LOC18599595 gene encoding uncharacterized protein LOC18599595 isoform X4 — protein MSQKVYTKAESGTCNVCSAPCSSCMHLSTPQMESKSEEFSDDTDRVAVASQYSINEDKAGDSLQPTPSEASNLLSVNSSHDSYSENIESKATIRPSNVSDASEDVEIQRTFSNAYDGSKGVEGHDDNISCASRASDENAASSYCNKDLDSKNSSRSSASVSSLGSGKVLSSQKLELSELPSIKEEVDAGSTSLRMQSPHSHSQSGKSAVGGSSEISTKIHSKLEADIDSNSGDPADKTDKSLNEDEQDKLNELVELPDKQESPSQAVSGDESYESDATEHDVKVCDICGDAGREDLLAICSKCADGAEHTYCMREMLQKVPEGDWLCEECKLAEETESQKQGSDAEGKRANKLSSGTQSLGKRHAENQEGSSAPKRQAVETNMASPKSLSPSRVAALSREGSFKNLDKGKMRPSPQISLGNHSGSDMPETARSPTSGPRLQTPKGTLLKSNSFNNLNIKPKVKLVDEVVLQKQKGAREHASLDSKEESARMMGKSMSFKSTNSGRLNTGESKFKMLSSKYSHVQDLKGLKQVKERISLERKNFSKLDRSSSTVSTPKVDQKQTPRADTISNSSASNNRESKVVQSDGKPSTLSRSTSSLARKVVENAVTSAVGVSSTNGRISSEQKLNLVSPKEEPSSSSSWTAERQPNNVNGVMSDGLSRSLDSTNQSEKSRESSVGRSRSVPCLKCKEMGHTAEYCSVPQVSAADMSAPRTSREEINKGNKLKAAIEAAIRMRPGICERPPQDQSPFSNKAKNMIAVEGAHEAQTNVQNQASIGNQKLLNSHSTDAVSVVSSVGNLSMRDISVPLLATVSAITKMSAIPEHEYIWQGAFEVHKSGKLPDFCGGIQAHLSTLASPKVLEVVNTFPHKVSLNEVPRLSTWPAQFHDSGPKEDNIALYFFAKDPESYEKNYKVLLETMVKNDLALKGNFEGVELLIFPSNLLPENCQRWNTLFFLWGVFKGRRVNCSNSSKSACIPDASMVRLEGEVSTDIPQPVENEPAACDSSCNVVPVTSTAEKTCILTDKVGDDKVSSLEQTYVGIKAKLEEQDSKIDSRFLSRIATSSTQVHPEMKCTSSPVEESKFPDCRFDTELKPCLQATETNSGSVKVEKEEVHVREDYPSLKNLPTGKQEAIVVGKIDGDCVRIRDSKDDGYGDGKISSKRDFDSWQLNHRKRPFLDLTETVSEISTDSSQKMPWSEVKRVSVVGVSDNKKLKTGFSGIYQDSSPRDQGPFTDSLASDRHDLGCCSSVEEKICDIACVEKVIPEDLGSSERFFFPMDSHHGREFRLGDNSKPWKEFSAKDEDQAHDVFPNLELALGAETRPPNKGILPFFVGTVDKNSNQDRPLDKVRGKEEEDDVPASLSLSLSFPFPEKEQSLKSVSKTEQLLPERHPVNTSLLLFGGFPDK, from the exons ATGAGTCAAAAGGTTTACACAAAAGCAGAATCTGGAACCTGCAACGTGTGCTCTGCTCCTTGTTCATCTTGTATGCACCTTAGTACACCTCAAATGGAATCCAAGAGTGAGGAGTTTTCTGATGACACAGATCGTGTTGCTGTGGCAAGTCAGTATTCTATCAATGAGGATAAAGCAGGTGACAGCTTACAGCCTACCCCCAGTGAAGCTAGCAATTTACTCAGTGTCAATTCAAGTCATGATTCTTACTCTGAAAATATAGAAAGTAAAGCCACTATAAGGCCATCTAATGTATCTGATGCATCAGAAGATGTTGAGATTCAGAGAACCTTCTCAAATGCGTATGATGGTTCCAAAGGTGTTGAAGGCCATGATGATAACATTTCATGTGCTAGTAGAGCCAGTGATGAAAACGCAGCTTCCAGTTATTGTAACAAGGATTTAGACAGTAAGAATTCATCTCGTAGTTCAGCATCAGTTAGTAGTTTAGGATCTGGAAAGGTGCTCTCTTCCCAGAAGCTAGAGTTGTCAGAACTTCCTTCTATAAAGGAGGAGGTGGATGCTGGCAGTACTTCACTGAGGATGCAAAGTCCACATTCACATTCTCAAAGTGGCAAGAGTGCTGTTGGAGGCAGTTCTGAGATTTCTACCAAAATCCATTCGAAGTTAGAAGCAGATATTGACAGCAATAGTGGGGACCCAGCGGATAAAACTGATAAAAGTTTGAATGAAGATGAGCAAGATAAGTTGAATGAGTTGGTTGAGTTACCTGACAAACAGGAGTCTCCTTCGCAAGCAGTTTCTGGAGATGAGAGTTATGAATCTGATGCCACAGAACATGAC GTTAAGGTATGTGATATTTGTGGGGATGCAGGACGAGAAGATTTGCTTGCTATATGTAGCAAGTGCGCTGATGGTGCAGAGCACAC TTACTGTATGCGAGAAATGCTTCAAAAGGTTCCTGAAGGTGATTGGCTTTGTGAAGAGTGCAAGCTGGCTGAGGAAACTGAAAGCCAAAAGCAAG GTTCGGATGCTGAGGGAAAAAGAGCAAACAAACTTAGCTCAGGTACACAAAGCTTAGGTAAGAGACATGCAGAAAATCAAGAGGGTTCTTCGGCTCCAAAAAGGCAGGCTGTCGAAACAAATATGGCATCACCGAAATCATTGAGCCCCAGCAGAGTAGCTGCTTTGTCTCGAGAGGGTTCATTTAAGAACTTAGACAAGGGGAAAATGAGGCCATCTCCGCAAATTTCTCTTGGCAATCATTCTGGAAGTGATATGCCTGAAACTGCACGCTCTCCTACTTCTGGTCCACGGCTGCAAACACCAAAGG GTACTTTATTGAAATCCAATTCATTCAATAACTTAAATATCAAACCTAAAGTGAAGCTTGTAGATGAAGTTGTTCTTCAAAAGCAGAAAGGCGCTAGAGAACATGCATCCCTTGATTCCAAGGAGGAATCTGCTAGAATGATGGGCAAATCCATGTCATTTAAATCCACTAACTCAGGGCGGTTAAATACTGGGGAATCCAAATTTAAAATGCTTTCATCGAAATATTCTCATGTTCAAGATCTAAAAGGATTAAAACAAGTTAAAGAGCGGATATcattagaaaggaaaaatttctcaaaattgGATCGGTCTAGTTCCACTGTCTCCACACCTAAGGTTGATCAGAAACAGACACCTCGTGCTGATACAATTTCTAATTCATCTGCAAGCAACAACCGAGAATCTAAGGTTGTTCAGTCTGATGGGAAACCAAGTACTTTATCGAGATCTACCAGCAGTCTAGCTCGTAAAGTTGTAGAAAATGCAGTTACTTCTG CTGTTGGAGTTTCATCCACCAATGGTCGCATTTCTTCTGAACAAAAGCTAAACCTAGTAAGCCCAAAGGAGGAACCCTCATCTAGTTCTTCTTGGACGGCTGAGAGGCAACCTAATAATGTTAATGGCGTTATGTCAGATGGGCTATCTCGGTCATTAGATTCAACAAATCAGAGTGAGAAATCTAGGGAGAGCTCTGTTGGTCGCTCAAGAAGTGTCCCATGTCTAAAATGCAAAGAAATGGGTCATACAGCAGAATATTGCTCAGTCCCTCAGGTTTCTGCTGCTGATATGTCTGCTCCAAGAACTTCTAGGGAGGAGATAAATAAAGGCAATAAGTTGAAAGCTGCAATTGAGGCAGCTATCCGTATGAGGCCTGGAATATGTGAAAGACCTCCTCAAGATCAATCACCATTTTCCAATAAGGCAAAGAATATGATTGCTGTTGAAGGTGCACATGAAGCGCAAACAAATGTTCAGAATCAGGCTTCCATTGGTAATCAGAAGCTGCTTAATTCACATTCTACTGATGCTGTCTCTGTAGTTTCTTCGGTTGGCAATCTTTCCATGAGAGATATCTCTGTCCCTCTTTTAGCCACAGTGTCTGCTATTACAAAGATGTCAGCCATCCCAGAACATGAATACATCTGGCA GGGGGCTTTTGAGGTGCATAAAAGCGGAAAGCTTCCTGACTTCTGTGGTGGAATTCAGGCCCATCTCTCAACCCTTGCGTCACCTAAAGTTCTTGAGGTTGTCAATACTTTTCCCCACAAAGTTTCCTTGAATGAAGTACCTCGCTTGAGCACTTGGCCAGCACAGTTTCATGACAGTGGTCCTAAAGAAGATAATATAGCTCTATACTTCTTTGCCAAGGACCCTGAAAG TTATGAGAAGAATTACAAGGTCCTTTTGGAAACTATGGTCAAGAATGATCTTGCCCTCAAAGGAAATTTTGAAGGTGTTGAACTCCTGATATTCCCATCCAACCTGCTTCCTGAAAATTGCCAGC GGTGGAATACCTTATTTTTCCTGTGGGGTGTTTTCAAGGGAAGGAGAGTAAACTGTTCAAATTCCTCAAAGAGTGCATGCATTCCTGATGCAAGTATGGTACGTTTGGAGGGGGAGGTATCTACTGATATTCCTCAGCCAGTAGAAAATGAACCAGCTGCATGTGACAGTTCATGCAATGTAGTCCCTGTAACCAGTACTGCTGAAAagacatgtatcttaacagATAAAGTTGGTGATGACAAGGTCTCTTCTTTGGAGCAGACATATGTGGgaataaaagcaaaattggAGGAGCAAGATAGTAAAATTGACTCCAGGTTCTTGTCAAGAATTGCAACAAGCAGCACACAGGTGCATCCAGAAATGAAATGCACTAGTTCTCCCGTG GAAGAGAGCAAATTTCCAGATTGTAGATTTGACACAGAGCTCAAACCCTGCCTCCAAGCTACTGAAACCAATAGTGGTTCTGTGAAAGTTGAGAAAGAGGAAGTGCATGTAAGAGAAGATTATCCATCTTTAAAAAATCTCCCAACTGGAAAGCAAGAGGCAATTGTTGTGGGGAAGATTGATGGAGATTGTGTTAGAATTAGGGATTCAAAGGATGATGGGTATGGTGATGGAAAAATTTCTTCAAAGAGAGATTTTGACTCTTGGCAGTTGAATCATCGGAAACGCCCATTCTTGGATCTTACAGAAACAGTTTCAGAAATTTCTACTGATTCAAGTCAAAAAATGCCATGGAGTGAGGTGAAGAGAGTTTCCGTGGTTGGAGTAAGTGATAATAAAAAGCTGAAGACAGGTTTCAGTGGGATATACCAAGATAGCAGTCCTAGAGATCAAGGTCCTTTTACTGATAGTTTAGCATCAGATAGACATGATCTGGGTTGCTGTTCTTCTGTTGAAGAGAAGATATGTGACATTGCTTGTGTAGAAAAAGTTATCCCGGAGGACTTGGGAAGTAGTGAAAGGTTCTTCTTTCCCATGGATTCACATCATGGAAGGGAATTTCGGTTGGGGGACAACTCTAAACCATGGAAGGAGTTCTCTGCAAAAGATGAGGACCAAGCTCATGATGTCTTTCCCAATCTTGAGCTTGCGTTGGGGGCTGAGACAAGACCACCAAATAAGGGAATCTTACCTTTCTTTGTTGGAACGGTAGACAAAAATAGTAACCAGGACAGGCCCCTGGATAAGGTTAGAGGAAAAGAAGAGGAGGATGATGTACCTgcctccctttctctttcccTCTCCTTCCCATTTCCCGAAAAGGAACAGAGTTTGAAGTCTGTTTCTAAGACGGAGCAGCTCTTGCCTGAAAGGCATCCTGTGAATACTTCCCTGCTACTGTTTGGGGGCTTCCCTGATAAATAG